The Corynebacterium suranareeae genome window below encodes:
- a CDS encoding 3-deoxy-7-phosphoheptulonate synthase, which translates to MSSPVSLENAASTSNKRVVAFHELPSPTELIEANPLTPKQATKVEQDRQDIADIFAGDDDRLVVVVGPCSVHDPEAAIDYANRLAPLAKRLDQDLKIVMRVYFEKPRTTVGWKGLINDPHLNETYDIPEGLRLARKVLIDVVNLDLPVGCEFLEPNSPQYYADTVAWGAIGARTTESQVHRQLASGMSMPIGFKNGTDGNIQVAIDAVQAAQNPHFFFGTSDDGALSVVETAGNSNSHIILRGGTSGPNHDPASVAAVVDKLGDNARLMIDASHANSGKDHIRQAEVVREIAQQISGGSDAVAGIMIESFLVGGAQNLDPAKLRINGGEGLVYGQSVTDKCIDIDTTIDLLAELAAAVRERRGAAK; encoded by the coding sequence ATGAGTTCCCCAGTGTCACTTGAAAATGCGGCGTCAACGAGCAATAAGCGAGTCGTTGCTTTCCATGAGCTGCCCAGCCCGACAGAGCTCATCGAAGCTAACCCTTTGACACCAAAGCAAGCCACCAAGGTTGAACAGGATCGTCAAGATATCGCTGATATTTTCGCCGGTGATGATGATCGTCTGGTCGTTGTTGTGGGACCGTGCTCAGTTCACGATCCTGAAGCCGCCATCGATTACGCGAACCGTCTAGCCCCGCTTGCTAAGCGCCTGGATCAGGACCTAAAAATCGTGATGCGCGTGTACTTCGAGAAGCCACGCACCACCGTGGGCTGGAAGGGCTTGATCAACGACCCACACCTCAACGAAACCTACGACATTCCGGAGGGATTGCGCTTAGCGCGCAAAGTGCTTATCGACGTGGTGAATCTTGATTTACCAGTCGGCTGCGAATTCTTGGAGCCAAATAGCCCTCAGTACTACGCAGACACCGTCGCGTGGGGAGCTATCGGCGCACGCACCACTGAGTCCCAGGTTCACCGCCAGCTAGCATCCGGCATGTCCATGCCAATTGGTTTCAAAAATGGCACTGACGGAAACATTCAGGTGGCAATCGATGCTGTGCAAGCAGCTCAAAACCCTCACTTCTTCTTCGGCACCTCTGATGACGGCGCGCTCAGCGTCGTCGAGACCGCTGGTAACAGCAATTCTCATATTATTTTGCGCGGTGGAACCTCCGGCCCGAACCATGACCCGGCTTCGGTGGCGGCGGTCGTCGATAAGCTTGGTGACAATGCGCGCCTGATGATTGATGCCTCGCATGCAAACTCTGGAAAAGACCACATCCGTCAAGCGGAAGTTGTTCGTGAAATTGCACAGCAGATTTCTGGCGGTTCAGATGCTGTTGCGGGAATTATGATCGAGTCATTCCTCGTCGGAGGAGCACAGAACTTAGACCCTGCGAAATTGCGTATTAACGGCGGTGAAGGCTTAGTGTACGGGCAGTCTGTTACCGACAAGTGCATCGACATTGACACCACTATTGATCTGCTGGCTGAGCTGGCAGCAGCTGTAAGGGAGCGTCGTGGCGCAGCCAAATAA
- a CDS encoding isoprenyl transferase, translating to MLNLPRLLYPVYERRLLRELDGAKQPGHVAIMCDGNRRWAREAGFTDVSHGHRVGAKKIGEMVRWCDDVDVNLVTVYLLSMENLGRSSEELQLLFDIIADVADELARPETNCRVRLVGHLDLLPDAVACRMRKAEEATVNHTGIAVNMAVGYGGRQEIVDAVQKLLAVGKDNGLSPDDLIESVTVEAISTHLYTSGQPDPDLVIRTSGEQRLSGFMLWQSAYSEIWFTDTYWPAFRRIDFLRALRDYSQRSRRFGK from the coding sequence GTGTTAAACCTGCCCAGACTGCTGTACCCGGTTTATGAGCGCCGTCTTTTAAGAGAATTAGACGGCGCCAAACAGCCCGGTCACGTTGCCATTATGTGTGATGGCAACAGACGCTGGGCCCGGGAAGCTGGCTTTACCGATGTCAGCCATGGTCACCGCGTTGGTGCCAAAAAGATTGGCGAAATGGTTCGCTGGTGTGACGATGTTGATGTCAACCTCGTTACTGTTTATTTGCTGTCCATGGAAAATTTGGGGCGTTCTTCTGAAGAACTGCAACTACTTTTCGATATCATCGCTGATGTTGCTGATGAACTAGCACGCCCAGAAACCAACTGTCGTGTACGCCTCGTTGGGCACCTTGACCTACTTCCAGACGCAGTGGCGTGCCGAATGCGGAAAGCAGAAGAAGCTACCGTCAACCACACGGGAATCGCCGTAAACATGGCTGTTGGTTATGGCGGACGTCAAGAAATCGTCGATGCGGTTCAAAAACTTCTGGCGGTAGGTAAAGATAACGGTTTAAGCCCTGATGATCTTATCGAATCTGTCACAGTCGAAGCGATCTCCACTCACTTGTACACCTCTGGCCAACCTGACCCTGACCTGGTGATCCGTACTTCCGGTGAACAGCGTCTTTCCGGATTCATGCTGTGGCAGTCGGCATATTCCGAAATTTGGTTCACAGACACCTACTGGCCAGCTTTCCGACGCATCGACTTCCTCCGCGCGCTTCGTGATTACTCCCAGCGCAGCAGAAGATTTGGCAAATAG
- a CDS encoding flavodoxin domain-containing protein, with amino-acid sequence MSDFIVAFESAYGSTKQYAEALAERLDVKALNFDQAAEDLEVKPDATLIALSYVHGPSHPAAKFITDTDLSGHRVALCTVGMTLDDVVEKKDGAAKALGRKAQDVTRFYLPGRLNYSELSTAHRTTMWTIVNMLKAKPLKNANDKMMIDTFDTDVDRVDLSRLAAVEQWARG; translated from the coding sequence ATGTCTGATTTCATCGTCGCATTTGAATCCGCTTATGGTTCCACAAAGCAGTACGCAGAAGCACTGGCAGAGCGCCTTGATGTAAAAGCTCTCAATTTTGATCAGGCTGCCGAGGACTTGGAGGTAAAACCAGACGCCACACTGATCGCGCTGAGCTATGTGCACGGCCCTTCACATCCGGCTGCCAAATTTATTACCGACACAGATCTCTCAGGACATAGAGTCGCACTGTGCACTGTTGGTATGACCTTGGATGATGTGGTGGAGAAGAAGGATGGCGCAGCAAAAGCGTTGGGAAGAAAAGCCCAGGATGTGACCCGTTTCTATCTTCCTGGACGCTTAAACTACTCAGAACTGTCCACCGCACATCGCACCACGATGTGGACGATCGTGAACATGCTGAAAGCTAAGCCTTTGAAGAATGCGAACGACAAAATGATGATTGATACTTTTGATACCGATGTTGATCGTGTGGATCTCTCCCGCCTGGCTGCAGTGGAGCAGTGGGCCCGAGGCTAA
- the coaA gene encoding type I pantothenate kinase: MAEQNAARTNGVKNSPRTSDFSPYLDFDRVQWRERRNSMPQVLTQKEVIELRGIGENIDLEEVAEVYLPLSRLIHLQVAARQQLTAATETFLGTSPSTSVPFVIGVAGSVAVGKSTTARLLQVLLQRWNTHPRVDLVTTDGFLYPGAELTRRGLMSRKGFPESYDQRALLRFVTDVKSGKREVNAPVYSHTAYDRVPGEFITVRQPDILIVEGLNVLQTGPTLMVSDLFDFSVYVDARTEDIEKWYIDRFLQLRHTAFRRPGAHFSHYADMSDEQSTAVARELWQSINLPNLVENILPTRVRASLVLKKGSDHLVERVRMRKI; this comes from the coding sequence ATGGCAGAGCAAAATGCTGCAAGGACAAATGGTGTGAAAAATTCCCCGCGCACATCAGATTTCAGCCCCTATCTTGATTTCGATCGTGTGCAATGGCGTGAGCGTAGAAACTCAATGCCTCAGGTGCTCACCCAAAAAGAAGTCATTGAGCTGCGAGGAATCGGCGAAAACATTGACCTGGAAGAAGTCGCAGAAGTCTACCTTCCGCTTTCACGTCTGATTCACCTCCAAGTTGCAGCACGTCAACAACTTACAGCGGCCACCGAAACCTTCCTTGGCACCTCACCGTCCACCTCTGTGCCCTTTGTCATCGGCGTAGCCGGCTCCGTCGCCGTTGGTAAATCCACCACCGCTCGCCTACTGCAAGTACTTTTACAGCGTTGGAATACACACCCTCGGGTAGATCTTGTTACCACCGATGGATTCCTCTACCCCGGCGCTGAGCTAACGCGTCGCGGTTTGATGTCCAGGAAAGGCTTCCCCGAAAGCTACGATCAACGAGCACTGCTTCGATTTGTCACCGACGTAAAATCAGGCAAACGCGAAGTCAACGCACCCGTGTATTCCCACACCGCCTATGACCGCGTACCCGGTGAATTTATTACCGTCCGCCAACCCGACATCTTGATCGTCGAAGGCTTAAACGTGCTCCAAACCGGACCAACGTTGATGGTTAGCGACCTTTTCGATTTCAGCGTCTACGTAGATGCCCGCACCGAAGATATTGAAAAGTGGTACATCGACCGCTTCCTCCAACTGCGTCATACCGCTTTCCGACGCCCCGGAGCCCACTTCTCCCACTACGCCGATATGTCTGACGAACAATCCACTGCAGTAGCTCGTGAATTATGGCAATCAATCAACCTGCCGAACCTCGTGGAAAATATCCTTCCCACCCGGGTTCGAGCATCACTAGTTTTGAAAAAAGGTAGTGATCACCTGGTGGAGCGAGTTAGGATGCGCAAGATCTAG